From Sparus aurata chromosome 9, fSpaAur1.1, whole genome shotgun sequence, a single genomic window includes:
- the prkra gene encoding interferon-inducible double-stranded RNA-dependent protein kinase activator A homolog isoform X2, giving the protein MMEKAEGEAHQPSFVFSVKVGDVSCTGQGPSKKAAKHLAAEAALSILHIDAGTVTVPVKSERAESNGDAAETNNHPNSVGILQELALQRGWRLPEYSVLLEAGPPHRREFTVTCRMESLSEKAVGNSKKAAKKAAAEKMVVKLQSLSGCSEITWTPKPSVRFENLRNSSSEKISLLRRNPLSIPNTDYIQMMLELSKEQGFEVTYFNIDELTVNGQYQCLAELSTSPVTVCHGTGISCSNAHNDAAHSALQYIKIMASIK; this is encoded by the exons ATGATGGAGAAGGCTGAAGGAGAGGCTCACCAGCCCAGCTTCGTCTTCAGTGTGAAAGTCGGAGATGTTAGCTGCACAG gTCAAGGTCCCAGTAAAAAGGCTGCTAAACATCTGGCTGCAGAGGCTGCCCTCAGTATTCTGCACATAGACGCTGGAACAGT GACTGTGCCCGTGAAGTCTGAGAGGGCTGAGAGTAACGGAGAcgcagcagaaacaaacaaccATCCCAACTCAGTGGGGATACTGCAG GAGTTGGCATTGCAGAGAGGATGGCGTCTTCCTGAATACTCAGTTTTACTGGAGGCCGGTCCACCACACAGGAGAGAATTCACCGTTACTTGTCGAATGGAGTCCCTGTCAGAGAAGG ctgtaggaaattcaaaaaaggcagcaaaaaagGCAGCTGCGGAGAAAATGGTGGTCAAGCTCCAGAGTCTCTCAGGCTGTTCTGAAATCACATGG ACTCCTAAACCAAGTGTACGATTTGAGAACTTGAGGAACTCGTCATCAGAGAAGATTTCTTTGCTGAGAAGAAACCCGCTGAGCATTCCCAACACAGATTACATTCAGATGATGTTGGAGCTTTCCAAGGAGCAGGGCTTTGAGGTCACATACTTCAACATTg ACGAGCTGACGGTGAACGGTCAGTACCAGTGCCTGGCAGAGCTGTCCACCTCCCCGGTCACCGTGTGTCACGGGACAGGCATTTCCTGTAGCAACGCTCACAACGACGCTGCACACAGCGCCCTCCAGTACATCAAGATCATGGCCTCCATCAAGTAA
- the casp10 gene encoding caspase-8, translating into MSFQRLLLEVANELSKDEVKALAFLCTDLLGRNPASVETASDLFSRLRDRDELSAERPHLLTELLHIIQRPRLVHQLNLTDYVSANVISPYRKLLYNLSEELNKNDLNDMKFLLNENLPRKKLEDVTTLEVFLELEHKDLINETNLELLETTIQSICPMLIAKINQYKVLQETHRGPVAQETSRPRYNTYPAEEKQFLESRVRTLTNEIPGLPSLAESNLNSSNISMDVPNMLHSGGEFEALSHGVKGLSTATVRSDASAMSPPEHETSSGELMSPTATTSTGLETYPMTAATRGVCLIINNYDFTNSIKTLSKREGTQFDLECLHKVFTWLRFEIKTHQDCTSKKMLSVMQDLSSRDHSQMDCLVCVVLSHGNEGSVYGVDGNTVAIRELMEPFSGQNCSSLIQKPKMFFIQACQGSDEQRPVYIESDGPTRGSIQSDAVAAKDSIPSVADFLLGMATVPSFVSFRERSSGTWFIQSFCQNLVEMVAGSYDLLTILTKVNADVSRKTDSRGMKKQMPQPAFSLTKKVVFPIPTEPPPSLSR; encoded by the exons ATGAGTTTCcagaggctgctgctggaggtagCGAACGAGCTGTCTAAGGATGAAGTGAAAGCTTTAGCATTTCTTTGCACCGACCTCCTGGGTCGAAACCCCGCCTCGGTGGAGACGGCCAGCGACCTCTTCTCTCGCCTGAGGGATCGAGATGAACTGTCTGCCGAGCGACCACACCTGCTGACTGAGCTTCTCCACATCATCCAGCGACCCCGTCTGGTCCATCAACTAAACCTCACTGACTACGTATCTGCAAATGTCATCTCTCCTTACAG GAAGCTGCTCTACAACCTTTCTGAAGAACTGAATAAAAATGACTTGAACGATATGAAGTTCCTGTTAAATGAAAATCTCCCGCGGAAAAAACTGGAGGATGTT ACTACACTGGAGGTCTTCCTGGAGTTGGAGCACAAAGACCTCATCAACGAAACAAACCTTGAATTACTGGAGACCACAATTCAGTCGATCTGTCCTATGTTGATAGCGAAAATCAACCAGTATAAAGTGCTGCAGG AAACTCACCGCGGCCCTGTAGCTCAAGAAACAAGTCGGCCAAGGTATAACACTTACCCTGCAGAAGAAAAACAG TTCCTTGAGTCTCGTGTGAGGACGTTGACAAATGAAATACCAG GACTGCCATCACTCGCTGAG TCTAACTTGAATTCTTCCAACATCTCTATGG ATGTTCCAAATATGTTACACAGTGGAGGTGAATTTGAGGCCCTGTCACATGGAGTGAAGGGTTTAAGCACTGCAACAG TGAGAAGTGATGCGTCTGCAATGTCTCCTCCAGAGCACGAGACGTCCTCTGGAGAGCTGATGTCTCCGACTGCCACCACAAGCACA GGTTTGGAAACATATCCCATGACTGCAGCAACAAGAGGTGTCTGCCTGATAATAAACAACTACGACTTTACCAATTCCATAAAGACACTTTCAAAGCGGGAGGGGACCCAGTTTGATTTAG AATGTCTACACAAAGTGTTTACATGGCTCCGCTTTGAGATAAAGACACATCAGGACTGTACGAGCAAGAAGATGCTGTCCGTGATGCAGGACCTCAGCAGCAGAGACCACAGTCAGATGGACTGTCTGGTGTGTGTCGTTCTCAGCCACGGCAATGAGGGGAGTGTGTACGGTGTGGACGGCAACACCGTCGCTATTCGGGAGCTGATGGAACCTTTCAGTGGGCAAAATTGCTCATCTTTGATACAAAAACCCAAGATGTTTTTCATCCAGGCCTGCCAGGGCAGTGATGAGCAGAGGCCCGTCTACATAGAGTCTGATGGCCCCACACGAGGTTCTATTCAAAGCGATGCTGTTGCAGCGAAAGACTCCATACCATCTGTTGCAGATTTCCTGCTGGGAATGGCCACTGTCCCTTCTTTCGTCTCTTTCAGAGAGAGGTCAAGCGGCACGTGGTTTATCCAGTCATTTTGCCAAAATCTTGTGGAGATGGTGGCCGG gaGTTATGACCTTCTGACCATCCTGACAAAGGTGAATGCAGATGTTAGCCGTAAGACTGATTCCAGGGGTATGAAGAAGCAGATGCCTCAACCAGCCTTCTCGCTCACGAAGAAAGTGGTCTTTCCGATCCCCACAGAGCCTCCTCCCAGCCTGTCGCGCTGA
- the prkra gene encoding interferon-inducible double-stranded RNA-dependent protein kinase activator A homolog isoform X1 codes for MSQEGYQSPAMQSPADNTSLNANEAQRPSPGKTPIQILHEYGTKTGNLPVYMMEKAEGEAHQPSFVFSVKVGDVSCTGQGPSKKAAKHLAAEAALSILHIDAGTVTVPVKSERAESNGDAAETNNHPNSVGILQELALQRGWRLPEYSVLLEAGPPHRREFTVTCRMESLSEKAVGNSKKAAKKAAAEKMVVKLQSLSGCSEITWTPKPSVRFENLRNSSSEKISLLRRNPLSIPNTDYIQMMLELSKEQGFEVTYFNIDELTVNGQYQCLAELSTSPVTVCHGTGISCSNAHNDAAHSALQYIKIMASIK; via the exons ATGTCGCAAGAAGGATATCAGTCACCAGCAATGCAAAGCCCTGCAGACAACACGAG TTTGAATGCAAATGAGGCACAGAGGCCCAGCCCCGGGAAGACACCCATACAGATCCTGCATGAATATGGCACCAAAACTGGCAACCTGCCTGTGTATATGATGGAGAAGGCTGAAGGAGAGGCTCACCAGCCCAGCTTCGTCTTCAGTGTGAAAGTCGGAGATGTTAGCTGCACAG gTCAAGGTCCCAGTAAAAAGGCTGCTAAACATCTGGCTGCAGAGGCTGCCCTCAGTATTCTGCACATAGACGCTGGAACAGT GACTGTGCCCGTGAAGTCTGAGAGGGCTGAGAGTAACGGAGAcgcagcagaaacaaacaaccATCCCAACTCAGTGGGGATACTGCAG GAGTTGGCATTGCAGAGAGGATGGCGTCTTCCTGAATACTCAGTTTTACTGGAGGCCGGTCCACCACACAGGAGAGAATTCACCGTTACTTGTCGAATGGAGTCCCTGTCAGAGAAGG ctgtaggaaattcaaaaaaggcagcaaaaaagGCAGCTGCGGAGAAAATGGTGGTCAAGCTCCAGAGTCTCTCAGGCTGTTCTGAAATCACATGG ACTCCTAAACCAAGTGTACGATTTGAGAACTTGAGGAACTCGTCATCAGAGAAGATTTCTTTGCTGAGAAGAAACCCGCTGAGCATTCCCAACACAGATTACATTCAGATGATGTTGGAGCTTTCCAAGGAGCAGGGCTTTGAGGTCACATACTTCAACATTg ACGAGCTGACGGTGAACGGTCAGTACCAGTGCCTGGCAGAGCTGTCCACCTCCCCGGTCACCGTGTGTCACGGGACAGGCATTTCCTGTAGCAACGCTCACAACGACGCTGCACACAGCGCCCTCCAGTACATCAAGATCATGGCCTCCATCAAGTAA